GAGAGATGCCAGGTCTTGCCGCACTCGAATGCGACTGCGGGACTCAAGAACCACCTGCTCGGGAAGGGCCTCTACCTTCTCAACTGTGGGAACAGGGGACAAGTATGTTCCTGttacgcacgcacacgcacacacgtgcgcgcacgtGATGGAGGGGTGGCACTCACCTGACTGGCCAACGTTCAGCATGCTGTACATGGTGTACATGTTGCAGATCTGACGGTACTGCTCATCTGTGCCCTCCTCACCTGCGTCTTCTTCTTCGTCCTCTTCATTGTGATAGGAGCTGGGACTGTCACTGGTGTAAGCACTGGAGGTACCTGGACTGGTTCGCTCTGACATGCTGGGCCCACTCACACATCCCCCCACTGCAACCACAGCCACTGCTGCTGTAGCTGTGGCCACTGAGACTGGCTGGGGCATCCGGTTAGGGGCCAGGTCTGGTGTGGAGAACTTGGCCATCTTGCGGCTGCCATTGTTGCCACCACTGCCTCCAGCCTCCTTCTGGCTGCTATCCCACAGCCTCTTGGCCATGGGTGTGCATTGCACTGAGTCCAACTCCTGTTCTGTCTTGACCCGTGACACAAGGGGCAGTGGTGTGCTACAGGCTGGCCATCCCAATGTCTGCGCTACAGGACTCTGAGGCTCTGAGGATGGGGCCTCCTCCGGGTGCAGGCCCTGGGAGTCGCAACTTGGAGAGCTAACTTTGAGGAAGAACTCAGTGCCTTTCTCCATGATCTCCTGGATCTGCAGGAAGCCGGCCGTGTAGATGAGCAGGAACTGGTCCCCCATGTTCATGCTCAGCCGGCCTGTGTAACAGAACGTGAGGATCTGCTGGAATGACTGTGGCTGCACAGCGGCCGGCAGCTCTACCACAGCGCTGCGGCTGCTGTTGAACAGGTCCCGGAAGTAGGAGCTGCTGGCGGCCAGCACAGCACGGTGGGCTTTGAAGGCATGGCCCTTAACCACCACCGACACGTCACAGTATAGTCCCTGTAGCCGCTGCTCATTGAGGCACTCAAGGATGCTGTTGCCAAAGTTTGGAATCTCCATCTGCAGGGTCTGCGCCATGGCAGCAGCTGTGTAAGGACAGGAGATAGATGCTGGACAGGTCAGGTGGCAGAAACCAACATAGGCCCTGCCCTGCCTCAGCAACCCCACCTCctgcaggagagcaggagagaacCAGAAAGAACATCCATATGGTAAAATCTGTGATGCATCGAAGAATGGCAGTGCCACttccacttctgtcctctcatagcTCTGCCTTTATGACTGAGTCATCCCAAGGGTCCCTGCAGGGACTGGTGCAAGAACACTATAGATATTATTATTCACAGCCACTCAAGCCCGTTTGCTTTCTTGTGGAGCTtggaacagaacccagggcctttagcatggtaggcaagtgctccacTACTGAGCTCCTGAGCTTTGCTACTTAGCTGGTCTGAgtcttggtcttcctgcctccatctctccagtactAGAGTCACTGATGTGCTTCATGTATGTTACATATTCTCTAGGACTTATACTACCTGGTTTGATATAAGCACTAGTAATACTTTCCATATTCAAAAGTCTTTTCTATTAGAGACAGGTTTCCCATtataactggcctggaacttatggAACTGTTCCTGACTTAGCCTTCAGAATGCCAGGATAACAAACAAGATCATCACATCTGGAATTAAAATCAACAGTCTgggtaggagctggagagatggctcaggaattaagagcacttgtctcttgcagaggaccaaggtttgatTCCAGGCTTCTAAATTTACAACTATCCACtcctctagttccaggggacctgacagatgtacatgtgcacatacacacatgtaggcaatattcatgcacataaaataatagtaattctaaaaaaaaaaaaaaaaaaaaaaaaaacaaactttaaaatgttcTGATCAGTGCTGGGGGAACGGAACCCAGGGTTTTCCATAAGCTAGGCacgcactctaccactgagttttACCATCAGAGGAATGCTTTATGGATCTATGGTTGGTTGACTGTAAGGATACAGGCATAGTGCACTAACATTCTTATGCTCATGTTAAGAATGGCTGTTGGCATGACAATACCACAGTCTGTGGCCCAGAATATGGCCTTAAGGCACTCACTAACCATACAGCTAGTCACCATGAAAATGCACATTCAAACCAAATGCAAAACAGCCTCATGCTGTAGGCTTGAAAACAGGAACAAAGCAGGCAAAAGGCCGGGTGTGTGAACAAGGTTCTAAGTTCCAGCCACCTCTATCTCCATACAAAAATATGGCAGGTATTACCAAAGGTAAGAACTTTGAACTGTTTCACACTGCTGGTGAGAATATGAAAAACAACCTGGGAAAAGTCTCAAGGTTCTTCAGTATAGGAAAAAGCCAGACAGAAGGACCACATGGCATAGGATTCCACTTATATGAAGTCTCCAGAAAAGGCAAATCCATTAAAACATAAACCAGAAGGCTCCGAGGAGTTAGGAAAGAAGAATGGGATTTGTTTAAGAGAAAAAGATGTGTGCTTACTCCTGGTATCATGAACTATTATTTAAAGTTAACAGTAATTGATCTTTTCCTaactctgaatacacaaaagaccATAACCAAGCCAGAAGTGGTAGTCCCAGGAACTCTGCAGGGCAGAGGAGGATGATCCACTAGGCCTAAAGATATAGGTTAGGCtacacaaaatagataaacctaTTACATTATAAAAGGGTGGAGTACGTGGTATTATCTCAACAAAACTgttgaacaaaaacaacaaacaggaCTGGGATCCAGCACTTGCCCACACGGGGCAGGCTGCCCGAGCCacaccccaacccccaaacaaGAGACAACTGGTTTCCTCTGTACAGAACAGGGAAGTTGTACCAAGTATATTTTTTCTgatcttaaattctgaacctggTAGGCATATGGTTCATCTACAAAAATAAAAGGGATTTCTTACAGCCTTGTTTTTAGACAAGTTTTTACTCTGTAACCCAGGTTAGTTTTGAGCTTGCACTGCTTCTttagcctcagcctcctcagtgctggggagcctccatgcccagctccaaatttttcttttctttttctggtaacAAGGTTTCATTATGCAGATCCAGGCTGTACTTAATCTTACACACAAGAGGTTGGCTTGCCTCTACTCCCCAGGTAAATTACCTGGCTTGCTTggtttttaagaaaatgattcAGTTGAAGTAGAACATGCATgtagtcccagcacccagagaGTATACTGAGGCAGAGTTACACTATGTTGTTCTGGCTGGAgctcctctgtagaccagactggcctccaactcagagatccacctgcttttgacTCCCCCATGCACCAccactggtttttttctttagtttttaaaaatttttaattacatttactcATGTTGTATGTTTGCCTGCAATTAAATCTGTGTGCCACCAACATGCTTGgtgcctttggaggtcagaaggaactggagttatggaccaCCATGTAGATTCTGGGACTCCAACCCATCTTCTGCAAGAATGAGcaactctttttaaaagttttgggACAGGTTTCACTatatagtcctggttgtcctcaaactcacagagatcagcctgcctctgcctcccaaacgccTTGACTAaatgtgtatgccaccactgcctagcacaAGCAACTGTTAATACACACAGCACAGTACATGCATGACAGTCAAAACAACTTTATAGGTAAATGGGGTCTTGTCTTTGCTTCATGGAGGCCCCATGGGGCAGAACTTGTCCTTTACCCTAGGACTGAACCAGGCATGAGGGCACATGCCTGTActtccagctactcaggaggttgaggtgGAAGGACAGCTTGAAcatagttcaagaccagcttagaCCACATAACCAACCCAACTGTTTCTAACACTAGATCCTGAGAATCAGATGCCCTTTCCTGGCCTCCCTAGGAACCATgagtacatggtacacatacatgcaaggaaaacactcatacatgtttttaaaatgatttatttttattttatgtgcattggtgtttggcctgcatgtatatctgtgtgtggatgctaggtctcctggaactagagttacagacaactgtgaggtgccctatgggtgctgggaattgaacccaggtcctctggaagagtagccaacactcttaaccactgagccatctctccaaccccttcaTACACATTATTtaagaaccaaacaaaacaaacaaaacacaacaacaaaccccCAACCAATCATCATTCCTATTACCTCAAATCTAATTCCATGTCTAAAACAAGAGTGAACCTCTGAAGAATTGCCTTCGCCTCCTCAGATAGCTCTGACCTCAGGACAACAAGAAGTTAGGATGGAATTTCTGAAGTGATGTCACTGAGTTTCAGACTCATATTGAGTTGACTCACTGTGGAAAGGGGGCTGACAGGATGTTTCCAGAGGAAACCACTGTCTTTTGTGGAAGGAGGCCCACGCAATACATTTGAGCCCCACCAAAGTCATAAAGGCACAGAAGGGGTTATATCTgtgccacaaaacaaacaaacaaacaagcccagTATGATGGTGCATAACAGTAGTCAAAGTAGGTAGATGAGGTAAGAGAACTGTGTTGGCCTGAGGTAGTCTAAAAACAATTATCAAaactccaagaaagaaaaaacaaatttgcATGTTAAAATCTACTTGCAATGCAACAATTAAGCAGGGCTTTggcaggcatagtggcacacacctattcTCTTGGCAAGTAGAGTCAAAAGATAAGTTTGATGCCAAACTGGGCCAAGAGACCATGTTtcaaaggggtggggtggggtgaaggcACAAGCCTTTGGGAGGTAATTAATTCATGAGGTTTCCACCTTCATGAGACACTTCAACTTGAACTTCCAGCCTTCAGAGTGTGAACAGTGCATGTCTGCTGGGGTAGCTTAGCGGCAAGCCTCTGGCTCCAATCTTAGCAATACAATGGGGACACACGGACTCCCATCCAGACAGTACAAAGGAAAAGTAAACATGCCAATAGTGGAAAGTGATCAACTCATATGGATcctaggttttgtttttgctgttgtttttgagacagggtctcattatgtaccTTTGGCTGGCTTAAAACTtcccgggcggtggtggcgcacgcctttaatcccagcacttgggaggcagaggcaggcggatttctgagttcgaggccagcctggtctacagagtgagttccaggacagccagggctacatagagaaaccctgtctccaaaaaccaaaacaaaccaaaacaaaaaacaaaaaaaccaaacaccttCCCATGTGTGGGggaggctgtgattgggatgtaatgtgaataaaaataaataaatcttgagaaaacagaacaataacaacaacaacaacaaaaactcactTCCTGtgtagattggccttgaacttaccaagatctgcctgtctctgcctcccaagtaccaaGTGCTGGGGCATTTTTCTTCCTCCCTACACTGAATTCAATTTCTTTCCCCCGAAAGGCTGTCATTAAATTCATGGCAGCAATAGGATGAACAGTAGCTCCCTTTCACAGTGATGGTAAAAGTTCAGATAAGGCCATCTCATTCCCCAGTATATTTCCTGAGAAGAAATGAGCCTTCCTGACATCTGATTTAGGAGGCAAAAACAGGGGCCTAGATCACAGAGAGAACAGGCCCAAGTTTGTTCCTGAATCCTGTCCATGAAACAGACAATGCTCAGACAGTTAGGAAGGAGGAAACACCTCACAGGTGGAAACCCTAGTACCCAGAAAAGCCACAAATGGGGCAGACAGGAGCCCTAGATAGGCCAAGCCTCCCCATCCAGAAAAGGAGTCTGTTGGCTACCTGGGGCACTTACCAC
Above is a window of Arvicanthis niloticus isolate mArvNil1 chromosome 18, mArvNil1.pat.X, whole genome shotgun sequence DNA encoding:
- the Nacc1 gene encoding nucleus accumbens-associated protein 1, whose amino-acid sequence is MAQTLQMEIPNFGNSILECLNEQRLQGLYCDVSVVVKGHAFKAHRAVLAASSSYFRDLFNSSRSAVVELPAAVQPQSFQQILTFCYTGRLSMNMGDQFLLIYTAGFLQIQEIMEKGTEFFLKVSSPSCDSQGLHPEEAPSSEPQSPVAQTLGWPACSTPLPLVSRVKTEQELDSVQCTPMAKRLWDSSQKEAGGSGGNNGSRKMAKFSTPDLAPNRMPQPVSVATATAAVAVVAVGGCVSGPSMSERTSPGTSSAYTSDSPSSYHNEEDEEEDAGEEGTDEQYRQICNMYTMYSMLNVGQSVEKVEALPEQVVLESRSRIRVRQDLASLPAELINQIGNRCHPKLYDEGDPSEKLELVTGTNVYITRAQLMNCHVSAGTRHKVLLRRLLASFFDRNTLANSCGTGIRSSTNDPRRKPLDSRVLHAVKYYCQNFAPNFKESEMNAIAADMCTNARRVVRKSWLPKTKPLHLMEGDNYSSFISDTGKIEPDMMSMEHSFETASHDGEAGPSAEVLQ